A stretch of the Bdellovibrio sp. 22V genome encodes the following:
- a CDS encoding transposase, with the protein MPASFFWQYRIKNPPDEPRSEQRPEQTGNKIALRAFMGRKNFINHTEFPYHLYARCINRDWFSNDMDKMWELMTRNLYFMHLAFNVRIHAFVMMSNHFHLIAATPDGNLSQAMQYFMRETSREITFQAKRINQTYGSRFHRSLIASPLYYLHAYKYLYRNPVAAGICKRVEDYPYSTLPALLGNTRMEIPILDDHNWGSITQRELTLSWLNTAPSSDNWEDVRKALRKGVFRLPRRDSRSSPLEDCAL; encoded by the coding sequence GTGCCTGCTTCTTTTTTCTGGCAATACCGCATCAAAAATCCGCCCGACGAACCTCGATCGGAACAAAGACCAGAGCAAACCGGAAACAAAATTGCTCTACGCGCCTTCATGGGAAGAAAAAATTTTATCAATCACACAGAGTTTCCTTATCACCTCTATGCTCGTTGTATTAATCGCGATTGGTTTTCCAACGACATGGATAAGATGTGGGAGTTGATGACGAGAAATTTATATTTTATGCATCTTGCGTTCAATGTGCGCATTCATGCGTTTGTAATGATGAGCAATCACTTTCATTTAATTGCGGCAACTCCGGATGGAAATCTTAGTCAAGCGATGCAATACTTTATGCGTGAAACCAGTCGAGAAATTACTTTTCAAGCTAAAAGAATTAATCAAACTTACGGTTCAAGATTTCATCGCAGTTTGATTGCTTCTCCCCTCTATTATCTGCACGCGTACAAATATCTTTATCGAAATCCCGTCGCTGCAGGAATCTGTAAACGAGTCGAAGACTATCCATATTCCACGCTGCCGGCGTTGCTTGGAAACACGCGAATGGAAATTCCTATTTTAGATGATCATAATTGGGGTTCGATTACCCAGAGAGAGTTGACGCTTTCGTGGTTAAATACGGCGCCTTCAAGTGACAATTGGGAAGATGTCCGGAAAGCCTTGCGGAAAGGCGTTTTTAGATTGCCGAGGCGGGATAGTCGGTCTTCGCCCTTGGAAGATTGTGCGCTGTAG
- the fliD gene encoding flagellar filament capping protein FliD: MAGIRFTGMASGLPPNIVDQLMEAERIPVKQMEVQKTKQEDKLKLVNELETKVTDITKNLTELTSTSGFIDKKFISGDPNVVEGQVDPSAAVPGDYSIEVVQLAQKPAAISNGFPDKDESQIGVGYIKFETPEGTKEVYINGSNSTLEGVVKQINAANVGLKAQVLEDRKDAENPFKLLISGLSAGKDNQVTFPKIYLLDGDQDLYFDESRKAQNAKVKVDGFEIELPDNKSTDLIPGVTLDFKSAAPGREIRMSVKENLEVISGKIKSFVDAYNAALDFIQKQNKLTAGDGKNPKLGPLGGDGMLRSIENSLRRIILNPQMGVETPIRRVGELGIEFNRNGTLNFNQDKFNKVLNANPAGVAAFFRGDGFNTGFVSGLKREIGNLLNGQFGTIANRKKGLQDRINQVNGRIETKERQLERKEESLRRKFADLESKMSDMQAQQARFAAMAPKAG, from the coding sequence ATGGCAGGCATTCGTTTTACAGGCATGGCCTCTGGGCTACCACCGAATATCGTAGATCAGCTGATGGAAGCTGAGCGTATTCCTGTGAAACAAATGGAAGTGCAAAAGACGAAGCAAGAGGACAAGTTGAAGCTTGTCAACGAGCTTGAGACGAAAGTGACTGACATCACTAAAAATCTCACAGAGCTTACTTCGACAAGCGGGTTCATCGATAAGAAATTTATCAGTGGTGATCCGAATGTGGTGGAAGGACAAGTCGATCCTTCCGCAGCCGTTCCTGGAGATTATTCGATTGAAGTCGTACAGCTGGCGCAAAAGCCCGCGGCGATTTCAAACGGATTTCCGGACAAGGATGAATCGCAAATTGGTGTTGGTTACATCAAGTTTGAGACTCCGGAAGGAACGAAAGAAGTTTACATCAATGGAAGCAATTCCACTTTGGAAGGCGTCGTTAAACAAATCAACGCTGCCAATGTGGGATTAAAAGCGCAAGTGCTTGAAGATAGAAAAGATGCAGAAAACCCTTTCAAGCTTTTGATTTCGGGGCTTTCTGCAGGAAAAGACAATCAGGTTACTTTCCCAAAGATTTATCTTTTGGATGGGGACCAGGATTTGTACTTCGATGAATCGCGCAAAGCACAGAACGCGAAAGTTAAAGTTGACGGGTTTGAGATCGAGCTTCCCGACAACAAGTCGACGGATTTGATTCCGGGTGTGACGTTGGATTTTAAATCAGCGGCGCCGGGGCGGGAAATCCGCATGAGCGTGAAAGAAAATCTGGAAGTGATCAGCGGCAAGATCAAAAGTTTTGTCGATGCTTACAATGCGGCTTTGGATTTTATCCAAAAGCAAAACAAACTGACGGCAGGTGACGGGAAAAACCCCAAACTTGGTCCGTTGGGTGGTGACGGGATGTTGCGTTCCATTGAGAACAGTCTTCGTCGCATCATCCTCAATCCGCAGATGGGTGTTGAAACGCCGATCCGACGTGTTGGGGAATTGGGAATTGAGTTTAACAGAAACGGTACGTTGAACTTCAATCAAGACAAGTTCAACAAAGTTTTGAATGCAAACCCGGCGGGAGTGGCTGCTTTCTTCCGCGGCGACGGTTTCAATACAGGCTTCGTTTCTGGTTTGAAAAGAGAGATCGGGAATCTGTTAAACGGTCAGTTCGGAACGATCGCTAACAGAAAGAAAGGTCTGCAAGACAGAATCAATCAAGTGAATGGACGTATTGAAACAAAAGAACGTCAGCTTGAGAGAAAAGAGGAAAGTCTGCGCAGAAAATTTGCCGATCTGGAGTCGAAAATGTCGGACATGCAGGCACAGCAGGCAAGATTCGCAGCGATGGCTCCTAAAGCAGGATAA
- a CDS encoding cyanophycinase encodes MASGKKVNHKRSRVKAKRTKVTHKGGTLIIIGGREDKTGEMRILKEVASRTDGGKMVIVTAASEVAEEVWNDYYNIFRKLGVKQIEHFYVNQPEDTLDKEHLFRGATTVFFTGGDQLKVTTKLGGTLVIDWMVEIFKNGGTLAGTSAGASIMGEVMLVGGENTESHKVGNWMMAPGLRFVENMIIDQHFAQRGRIGRLLGAVALNPGILGIGIDEGTAIIVEKDHFEIIGENAVYVIDGRGVTYTNISEASAEKTMSMHDIRLHVLADTEVFDLKLRRAIVPKPVDNSLKENPRPIDGD; translated from the coding sequence ATGGCATCAGGAAAAAAGGTTAATCACAAAAGGTCGCGGGTCAAAGCAAAGCGCACCAAAGTCACCCATAAAGGCGGAACTCTTATTATCATCGGTGGTCGCGAAGATAAAACCGGCGAAATGCGTATACTCAAAGAAGTCGCGTCACGCACCGACGGCGGGAAAATGGTGATTGTGACTGCGGCCAGTGAAGTGGCCGAAGAAGTCTGGAATGATTATTATAATATTTTTCGTAAGCTCGGTGTAAAACAGATCGAGCATTTCTATGTCAATCAACCTGAAGACACTCTCGACAAAGAACACCTCTTTAGGGGAGCCACCACCGTTTTCTTTACCGGGGGCGATCAGCTCAAAGTCACCACTAAGTTAGGTGGAACTCTCGTCATTGATTGGATGGTAGAGATTTTTAAAAACGGAGGAACTCTTGCCGGAACTTCCGCCGGTGCCTCGATCATGGGCGAAGTCATGCTTGTCGGAGGAGAAAACACCGAGTCACATAAAGTCGGCAACTGGATGATGGCACCCGGACTGCGCTTCGTTGAAAACATGATTATCGACCAGCACTTCGCGCAGCGCGGACGTATCGGTCGCTTGTTAGGGGCTGTCGCGCTCAATCCCGGAATTCTTGGCATCGGTATTGATGAAGGAACCGCGATTATCGTCGAGAAAGACCACTTCGAAATCATCGGTGAAAACGCCGTGTATGTGATCGACGGACGAGGCGTGACTTACACCAATATTTCCGAGGCCTCCGCGGAAAAAACAATGTCGATGCACGACATTCGCCTGCATGTTTTGGCTGACACGGAAGTTTTTGATTTGAAACTTCGCCGCGCTATTGTGCCAAAACCAGTGGACAACAGCTTAAAAGAAAATCCTCGCCCTATTGACGGGGATTAA
- the cphA gene encoding cyanophycin synthetase, which produces MSEENNAEKMPGIVDPQPWRVLLRVNADNFYEMVKQMKVLNIKVIPGPNVFHSRPVMIMQVDLEDLVDTASNEIPEFNEKLKALLPSLFEHRCSPQKPGGFFERLERGTYMAHIIEHVALELSHLAGMDVTYGKSRYAGRPGVYQIITRFTNERAMAIALRASHALIQSILEKTEFDIPGTIERIRSAVEDSNEGPSTESILRAARRKKIPYKKISGGLIQFGYGKGIRKIQASLTDKTSLIGAELVQDKDVTKEFLRDAGIPVPDGLVIRSEDEINDAMEMLHGPWVLKPFDGHHGNGVAVNLKTKEEMLEAFAAAKKHSDAIIVEEMCEGKDYRILVVDGKFTAASERRPPTVTGDGEKTAQQLIDILNSNPLRGVGHSCVLSKVIIDEGVTATLAKQGLTLESVIPAGQTVLLRGNANLSGGGTAKDVTDEVHPEIRSASERVARLVNLDICGIDVIHSNIQEPINPYFKIIEVNAAPGLRMHLAASEGKSRDVGENIMNMMYPDPKSARIPIIGVTGTNGKTTVVRMIRKIMGAQPRTCVGMTSTEGIWLGKEQILKGDTSGPFSANVILNDPAVDCAVLELARGGILRGGLAYDWSDVGVITNIRPDHIGQDGIDSIEDLVWIKSLVAERVREGGTIVLNADDPHSVGILQSSRIKEIPRKIMLFSLNPNNPLLVAHMASGQDACWLEEGWLFSCRHGKIQVLTKAGDLPITLDGFAKFQVANVLAALCATLALGVFSEDIMRALKEFDPEEENAGRLNIYQVGEGHVILDYGHNSDAIESIGEMLNHWNCTKKTAVFGLPGDRETDLIDLAGHKVAHYFDHIILRDDFDLRGRQPGEVPERLTKLFDSFYPHIKHEAIFNQADAIKKAVSQIQKGEVIVIFFESLSTTLEMLSDFKLTRVSHVALKNNIKPRETSERATMHL; this is translated from the coding sequence TTGTCCGAGGAAAACAATGCCGAGAAGATGCCCGGCATTGTTGATCCTCAACCTTGGCGAGTTTTATTGCGAGTCAACGCCGATAACTTTTATGAAATGGTGAAACAAATGAAAGTGCTCAACATCAAAGTCATCCCAGGACCCAACGTTTTTCACAGCCGCCCCGTGATGATTATGCAAGTGGATCTCGAAGACTTAGTAGACACCGCAAGTAACGAGATTCCCGAGTTTAATGAAAAACTCAAAGCCCTTTTACCAAGTCTTTTTGAGCATCGTTGTTCGCCGCAAAAGCCGGGCGGTTTTTTTGAACGCCTCGAACGCGGAACCTACATGGCCCATATCATTGAACATGTGGCTTTAGAACTGAGTCATCTTGCGGGTATGGATGTCACTTACGGAAAATCCCGGTACGCAGGACGACCCGGTGTTTATCAAATTATCACGCGCTTCACCAACGAACGAGCCATGGCCATTGCATTACGAGCAAGTCATGCCTTGATTCAATCCATTCTTGAGAAAACGGAGTTCGATATCCCCGGTACGATTGAAAGAATTCGCTCTGCAGTGGAAGATTCCAACGAGGGTCCCAGCACGGAATCCATTTTGCGTGCCGCCCGCCGAAAGAAAATTCCTTATAAAAAAATCTCTGGAGGGTTGATTCAATTCGGTTATGGTAAAGGCATTCGCAAAATTCAAGCCTCTTTGACGGATAAAACCAGTCTTATCGGAGCCGAGTTAGTTCAAGATAAAGACGTCACAAAAGAATTTCTGCGCGACGCAGGTATTCCCGTGCCTGACGGACTTGTGATTCGCTCTGAAGACGAAATCAACGATGCGATGGAAATGTTGCACGGTCCATGGGTCCTCAAACCTTTTGACGGCCATCACGGTAATGGTGTGGCCGTCAATCTTAAAACCAAAGAAGAAATGCTAGAGGCGTTTGCCGCCGCAAAAAAACATTCGGATGCGATCATCGTCGAAGAGATGTGCGAAGGAAAAGATTATCGCATTCTAGTTGTCGACGGAAAATTCACTGCGGCTTCTGAACGCAGACCGCCTACCGTGACAGGGGACGGCGAAAAGACAGCCCAGCAATTGATTGATATTTTGAATTCAAATCCTTTACGCGGTGTCGGCCACTCCTGTGTGTTATCCAAAGTCATCATCGATGAAGGCGTGACCGCGACGTTGGCAAAACAAGGACTGACATTGGAATCTGTCATTCCGGCGGGACAAACGGTTCTGCTGCGCGGGAATGCCAATCTTTCTGGCGGCGGAACTGCGAAAGATGTGACCGATGAAGTTCATCCCGAAATTCGCTCTGCCTCTGAACGTGTCGCTCGTCTCGTGAATTTGGATATCTGCGGTATCGACGTCATTCACAGCAATATCCAAGAGCCCATAAATCCTTATTTTAAAATTATAGAAGTCAATGCTGCTCCCGGACTGCGCATGCATCTCGCCGCTTCAGAGGGAAAATCCCGCGATGTCGGCGAAAATATTATGAACATGATGTATCCGGATCCAAAGTCAGCCCGCATTCCAATTATCGGCGTCACCGGTACAAACGGAAAGACGACGGTCGTGCGCATGATCCGTAAAATTATGGGAGCTCAACCCCGCACGTGCGTGGGTATGACAAGCACCGAGGGAATTTGGCTTGGCAAAGAGCAAATTCTAAAAGGCGATACATCAGGTCCCTTCTCTGCGAATGTTATATTAAATGATCCCGCCGTCGACTGTGCCGTCTTAGAGCTGGCCCGCGGAGGAATTTTGCGTGGCGGTTTGGCCTATGATTGGTCCGATGTGGGTGTCATCACAAACATCAGGCCTGATCACATCGGACAAGATGGGATCGACTCTATTGAAGATCTGGTGTGGATCAAGTCGTTAGTTGCCGAGCGAGTTCGCGAAGGTGGCACGATCGTGCTCAATGCCGATGATCCTCATTCGGTCGGCATTTTACAAAGTTCGCGCATAAAAGAGATTCCGCGAAAGATCATGTTGTTTTCTCTTAATCCCAACAACCCTTTGCTCGTCGCACATATGGCTTCGGGGCAAGATGCTTGCTGGCTCGAAGAAGGCTGGCTGTTTTCTTGCCGTCATGGAAAAATTCAAGTTTTGACAAAGGCTGGAGATCTTCCGATCACTCTCGATGGATTTGCAAAATTTCAGGTCGCCAATGTGCTTGCCGCTCTCTGCGCAACATTAGCGTTAGGTGTTTTCAGCGAAGACATTATGCGTGCGCTTAAAGAGTTCGATCCTGAAGAAGAAAATGCCGGTCGCCTCAACATTTATCAAGTGGGCGAAGGCCACGTCATTTTAGACTACGGCCACAATTCCGATGCCATCGAAAGCATCGGAGAAATGCTGAATCACTGGAACTGCACAAAGAAAACCGCCGTGTTCGGTTTACCAGGTGACAGAGAAACAGATTTGATTGATCTTGCCGGGCATAAAGTAGCGCACTACTTCGATCACATTATTCTGCGTGATGATTTTGATTTGCGCGGACGACAACCCGGGGAAGTTCCCGAGCGTCTGACCAAGTTATTTGACAGCTTTTACCCTCACATCAAACATGAAGCTATATTCAATCAGGCCGATGCGATAAAAAAAGCTGTGAGTCAGATACAGAAGGGCGAAGTTATTGTCATTTTCTTCGAGTCTTTGAGTACAACGCTAGAAATGCTTTCCGATTTCAAGCTGACTCGCGTGTCACACGTCGCCTTGAAGAATAACATCAAACCTCGTGAAACAAGCGAACGAGCAACTATGCATCTATGA
- a CDS encoding flagellin has protein sequence MGMRISTNVSAINAQRTMVNSQRQIGKSMEQLSSGSRINKAADDAAGLAISENLKSQIRSLSQAGRNANDGISMVQTAEGGLSEISNILTRMRELGVQASSDTVGDTERGFLDKEIQQLKSEAQRITQTTKFGTTKLLDGSGDSFDFQVGIGNDSEADRISFNAGETNATIDSLGIAGFDFSSKAGAQEALSQIDTAQSQVNGYRANLGALQNRLQSTVDNLGVQHENISAANSRIRDTDVALASAESTRNSVLLQANTAVLAQANAMPNNAMRLIG, from the coding sequence ATGGGAATGAGAATTTCTACAAACGTATCTGCAATCAACGCTCAGAGAACAATGGTAAACTCTCAGCGCCAAATTGGAAAATCCATGGAGCAATTGTCTTCTGGATCACGCATCAATAAAGCAGCGGATGATGCTGCGGGATTGGCGATCAGTGAAAACTTGAAATCGCAAATCAGATCATTGAGCCAAGCGGGCCGAAACGCCAACGATGGTATCTCAATGGTGCAAACAGCAGAGGGTGGCTTGAGTGAAATCTCTAACATCTTGACTCGTATGAGAGAACTAGGTGTTCAAGCGTCTTCTGATACTGTAGGTGATACTGAGCGCGGCTTCCTCGATAAAGAGATTCAACAATTGAAATCGGAAGCACAACGTATCACGCAAACAACTAAATTCGGTACGACTAAACTTCTTGATGGTTCTGGCGATTCATTTGATTTCCAAGTAGGTATCGGTAATGACTCAGAAGCTGATAGAATTTCCTTTAATGCTGGCGAAACGAACGCAACAATCGACAGCTTGGGTATCGCAGGTTTCGACTTCTCGTCTAAAGCGGGTGCTCAAGAAGCGTTGTCACAAATCGACACGGCTCAATCTCAAGTGAACGGTTACCGCGCAAATCTCGGTGCCCTTCAAAACAGATTGCAATCCACTGTCGACAACTTGGGTGTGCAACATGAGAACATCTCTGCCGCGAACTCTCGTATCCGTGACACAGACGTAGCTTTGGCTTCTGCTGAATCTACACGTAACTCGGTTCTGTTGCAGGCGAATACTGCGGTGTTGGCTCAAGCGAATGCAATGCCAAACAATGCAATGAGATTGATCGGTTAA
- the fliS gene encoding flagellar export chaperone FliS has protein sequence MNKNAYQKYKTTSVQSASREKILLMLYEGAIKFTKLAIKAAEEKKIADRGMNIGRAFDIIMELNNTLDHKVGGDVALQLEQLYMFMMEQYTKANISGDPEPLRANLKLLQTLYDGWVQAVEKLKKETDNSDKKAG, from the coding sequence ATGAACAAGAATGCTTATCAGAAATATAAAACCACATCGGTGCAAAGTGCGAGCCGAGAGAAAATTCTTTTGATGCTTTATGAAGGGGCTATCAAATTCACGAAGCTTGCAATCAAAGCGGCGGAAGAAAAAAAGATCGCCGATCGCGGTATGAATATCGGGCGGGCATTCGATATTATCATGGAACTTAACAATACACTGGATCACAAAGTCGGAGGCGATGTCGCTCTCCAGCTTGAGCAGCTCTATATGTTTATGATGGAGCAGTATACAAAAGCCAATATCTCGGGCGATCCAGAGCCTCTCAGAGCCAATCTAAAGCTTTTGCAAACGCTTTATGATGGTTGGGTTCAAGCAGTCGAAAAATTGAAAAAAGAAACAGATAACTCGGATAAAAAAGCGGGCTAA
- a CDS encoding SDR family oxidoreductase, translating into MAKSFKPKPLEQQTLVITGASSGIGLATAEMAARRGANVVICSRNEEDLRSIAEKLNVTGGSVLPVRADVRSLADLDNVRREAESKFGNIDTWVNNAGGSVYGPLLEIPEAEERELFETNFWGVRHGCHVAVDAMRARGGVLVNIGSEVSARSIPLQGIYSCTKHAVKAYTDALRMELSFDKIPIEVCLIRPTAINTPFPDHAVNRLRNGEPSLPDPAYHPDYVAEAILKCAVDPERDIYVGAPSMMTAVMEFLMPETTDMYMEKKLFKDQSKGTSLNHDRKNEGLFNAPPHEGELTGHHRGKIKEKKNMKERHLTDDHSHH; encoded by the coding sequence ATGGCGAAATCATTCAAACCAAAACCTCTTGAGCAACAAACGCTTGTCATTACTGGAGCCTCCAGCGGCATTGGTCTTGCCACTGCGGAAATGGCCGCCCGTCGCGGCGCCAACGTTGTCATTTGTTCCCGCAATGAAGAAGATCTTCGCTCGATTGCGGAAAAATTGAATGTCACCGGAGGTTCCGTTCTGCCCGTTCGCGCCGACGTCAGAAGTCTCGCCGACTTGGATAACGTGCGCCGTGAAGCCGAAAGCAAATTCGGAAACATTGATACGTGGGTGAACAATGCGGGCGGCTCCGTTTACGGTCCTCTTTTAGAAATTCCCGAAGCCGAGGAGCGCGAACTTTTTGAAACAAACTTCTGGGGCGTTCGCCACGGCTGTCACGTCGCCGTCGATGCCATGCGCGCTCGGGGTGGCGTCCTCGTTAACATTGGCAGCGAGGTTTCTGCCCGCTCCATCCCGCTCCAAGGAATCTATTCTTGCACAAAACACGCGGTAAAAGCGTACACGGATGCTTTGCGTATGGAGCTGTCTTTTGACAAGATCCCTATCGAAGTCTGCTTGATTCGTCCCACCGCCATCAATACGCCGTTTCCCGATCACGCGGTGAATCGCTTGCGCAATGGTGAACCGTCTTTGCCCGATCCTGCTTACCATCCGGACTATGTTGCCGAGGCCATTTTGAAATGCGCTGTGGATCCTGAGCGCGATATTTATGTCGGCGCGCCTTCGATGATGACAGCCGTGATGGAATTTCTCATGCCGGAAACAACCGACATGTATATGGAGAAGAAACTTTTTAAAGATCAGAGCAAGGGAACTTCGTTAAATCATGATCGAAAAAATGAAGGACTCTTTAATGCGCCTCCACATGAAGGTGAACTCACTGGTCACCATCGCGGCAAAATCAAAGAGAAAAAGAACATGAAAGAACGACATCTTACCGACGACCACTCACATCATTAA
- a CDS encoding hemerythrin domain-containing protein — protein MTIYELLKKDHREVKDLFEEINSSLEDEDFREVENLFNTLKVNLASHAKAEEEVFYRPLRLVSKDFKGEELTWEGEQEHHVVALLLNELSRISFEDEEWKAKIKVLSELVDHHVAEEEGEIFSKAKKVFSSDEAETIAQNMERLKDKYKGMIDNALAGDIEVFNKPITHPAHTGQSMYP, from the coding sequence ATGACGATCTACGAACTTTTAAAAAAGGATCACCGCGAGGTCAAAGATCTTTTCGAGGAGATAAATTCTTCCTTGGAAGATGAAGACTTCCGCGAAGTCGAAAATCTCTTTAATACATTGAAAGTGAATTTAGCCTCTCACGCGAAAGCGGAAGAGGAGGTTTTCTATCGTCCTCTCCGCCTTGTCAGCAAGGATTTCAAAGGAGAAGAACTGACTTGGGAAGGCGAACAAGAACATCACGTTGTTGCCTTGCTATTAAATGAGCTTTCGCGCATCTCTTTTGAAGACGAAGAGTGGAAAGCAAAGATCAAAGTTCTTTCCGAACTTGTCGACCATCACGTCGCCGAGGAAGAAGGCGAAATTTTTTCGAAAGCGAAGAAAGTTTTTTCCAGTGATGAGGCGGAAACTATCGCACAAAATATGGAACGCCTGAAAGACAAATACAAAGGCATGATCGATAACGCCCTGGCAGGAGACATCGAGGTTTTCAACAAACCTATCACCCACCCTGCCCACACCGGCCAGTCGATGTATCCTTAA
- a CDS encoding flagellin, with protein sequence MGLRIATNTASIAAQRVLSKQQKRAEHSAQALASGSRIVNAADDAAGLAISENFKGQLKGISQARNNANNAISFSQVGEGGLSEVSNILIRLRELGVQAASDTVSDTERGFLNNEAQQLIQEADRIAKTTMFGNTKLLDGSGGKLEFHVGAYGGEENIISFDFDADATTSTLGISGIAVDDKGAARDTLEAVDGALQKVGALRANFGAMQSRLESTVSNLDVSYENLSAANSRIRDTDIAKETAEMASASILQNTAVSVLAQANQLPNVALKLV encoded by the coding sequence ATGGGCTTAAGAATCGCTACCAATACTGCATCTATCGCAGCACAACGTGTGCTCTCTAAACAGCAAAAACGTGCGGAACATTCGGCGCAAGCTTTGGCGTCAGGTTCTCGTATCGTAAACGCCGCCGATGACGCCGCCGGCTTGGCGATCTCAGAAAACTTTAAAGGACAGTTGAAAGGTATTTCGCAAGCGCGAAACAACGCGAATAATGCGATTTCATTCTCGCAAGTGGGTGAAGGTGGTCTCAGCGAAGTATCGAATATCTTGATTCGTCTCCGCGAGCTCGGAGTACAAGCAGCGTCTGATACTGTCAGTGATACGGAACGCGGGTTCCTCAACAACGAGGCCCAACAATTAATCCAAGAAGCGGATCGTATCGCGAAAACCACTATGTTCGGTAATACGAAACTCCTCGATGGTTCCGGTGGTAAGTTAGAATTCCACGTCGGCGCCTACGGCGGAGAGGAAAATATCATCTCCTTCGACTTCGATGCGGATGCGACGACAAGCACTCTTGGTATTAGCGGTATCGCCGTTGATGACAAAGGCGCGGCTCGTGACACGCTTGAGGCCGTGGATGGAGCTCTTCAAAAAGTCGGTGCTTTGCGCGCGAACTTCGGTGCGATGCAATCGCGACTTGAATCTACGGTAAGTAACCTCGACGTTTCTTACGAAAACTTGTCAGCAGCGAACTCTCGTATCCGCGATACTGATATCGCGAAAGAAACGGCAGAGATGGCTTCCGCAAGTATCTTGCAAAACACAGCGGTATCGGTTCTTGCGCAAGCGAACCAATTACCTAACGTGGCATTGAAATTAGTTTAA
- a CDS encoding amidohydrolase family protein, whose protein sequence is MMTYLENGHIFVEGAFKKANLLIARSKIERIGNVSVQTLDELQVEVLDCSGCYIIPGLIDPHLHLTGGSGERGGFSSQSLGILVSECVEGGVTTLVGTIGVDTTTKTMPELIAKAKAFNDIGLNAFCYTGGYDCPPRTITDSVRNDIIYIPEVIGVGELAIADRRAPEPELRDLARAVVDAYVGGMLANKPGIAHIHVGPGQRRLQTIRDLMEQHEVIPAKIYMTHIGRSQALVEEAIDLAKKGCFIDFDLWERDFCYWYKIYKDLGGPLSQVTVSSDAGIGKPSELWEELRSGVLQHGLSLEELIPHFTSHPARALELSQKGRILVGCDADLAIFDVKELAMKHVISRGQIFVKDGKYITGEDFRISRRGFDIYGIRKKG, encoded by the coding sequence ATGATGACTTATTTGGAAAACGGACATATCTTTGTAGAAGGCGCTTTCAAAAAAGCGAATCTTCTTATTGCCCGTTCCAAAATTGAGAGAATCGGCAATGTCTCGGTGCAAACGCTCGACGAATTGCAAGTAGAAGTCCTTGATTGTTCTGGCTGTTACATTATTCCGGGTTTGATTGATCCGCATCTGCACTTAACCGGAGGCAGTGGCGAACGTGGCGGTTTTTCTTCGCAAAGTCTGGGAATTTTAGTTTCCGAATGTGTCGAAGGCGGAGTCACCACTCTTGTCGGTACCATCGGCGTCGATACCACCACCAAAACAATGCCCGAACTTATCGCCAAAGCGAAAGCCTTTAACGATATTGGCCTTAATGCTTTTTGCTACACCGGAGGCTACGACTGTCCTCCGCGCACGATCACGGATTCCGTTCGCAACGACATCATTTATATTCCCGAGGTGATCGGTGTCGGCGAACTTGCTATTGCAGACCGACGAGCTCCCGAACCGGAGTTACGCGATCTCGCACGCGCTGTGGTCGATGCTTACGTCGGCGGAATGCTCGCTAACAAACCGGGCATCGCGCACATTCACGTAGGTCCCGGGCAAAGACGATTGCAGACGATACGCGACTTAATGGAACAACATGAAGTCATTCCGGCGAAGATCTACATGACTCACATCGGTCGCAGTCAAGCGTTAGTGGAAGAGGCCATCGACCTGGCAAAAAAAGGCTGCTTCATCGACTTCGACTTATGGGAGCGGGATTTTTGTTACTGGTACAAGATATATAAAGATCTCGGCGGTCCGTTGAGCCAAGTCACAGTGTCTTCGGACGCCGGAATCGGTAAGCCTTCCGAGTTATGGGAGGAACTTAGATCCGGTGTGCTTCAACATGGTTTGAGTCTCGAAGAACTCATACCGCACTTCACGTCTCATCCTGCAAGAGCATTAGAGCTCAGTCAAAAAGGACGAATCCTTGTCGGTTGTGATGCAGACCTCGCCATCTTCGACGTTAAAGAACTTGCGATGAAACATGTTATATCCCGAGGACAGATCTTCGTGAAAGACGGAAAATACATCACAGGTGAAGACTTTAGAATTTCAAGAAGAGGCTTTGATATATATGGCATCAGGAAAAAAGGTTAA